CTGACAGATATTATACGCATGAATATTGCATTGACTCGTTATGATACTCCAACTCCAGTTCAAAAGTATGCTATACCGATTATTGTTGGCCGTCGTGATGTTATGGCCTGTGCCCAAACTGGATCAGGCAAAACTGCTGCATTCTTGGTTCCCATACTCAATCAGATTTATGAAAAAGGGCCGGCCGCATATAATGTTGGGCCTAAGGTTtgacaataatcaataattattttagaattatttttaaaatgttcttaaaatatatgtttaacagCTACAGTCAAGACGTAAATATCCTCTTGGTTTAATATTAGCTCCTACTCGTGAATTAGCTACCCAAATATACGATGAAGCAAAAAAGTTTGCGTATCGTTCTAGAGTGCGTCCTTGTGTcgtgtaagtattttttattaattatgtaatttgtaaaaataatttatttattataaatatattctgaTTACAGCTATGGTGGTTCACATGTTATGGACCAAATCCGTGATTTAGAACAGGGGTGCCATTTATTAGTGGCCACTCCTGGCCGTTTAGTGGACATGTTGGAGAGAGGTAAAATTGGGTTAGATTTTTGTCGATACTTAGTTTTGGATGAAGCTGATCGAATGTTAGATATGGGTTTTGAAACTCAAATAAGACGTATTGTTGAGAAGGATTCTATGCCTCCTCCAGGTGACAGACAAACTCTGATGTTCTCTGCAACATTCCCTAAAGAAATTCAAGTAAATGGAATAACTCATATtgaaattatgcattttttcttatacatttgtATCTATCTACTTACAGATGTTGGCTAGAGATTTTCTTGACAACTATATTTTCTTAGCTATTGGTCGAGTTGGATCAACATCTGAAAACATAACACAAAAAATTGTTTGGGTCGAAGACAGAAACAAAAGATcctatttattagatttactaAATGCTACTCCAATTAGATCAAGttagtatatttaaatgtattaattattttcattttataattgtctTATTCTTAATTACAGAACCTGCTGAGTCATTGATATTGGTGTTTGTTGAAACAAAGAAAGGCGCCGATTCTTTGGAAGAATTTTTATATTCCAACGGTTATCCAGTAACCTCTATTCATGGTGACCGAACACAGCGAGAACGTGAGGATGCATTAAAAAGTTTCCGATCAGGGAACACACCGGTCTTAGTTGCTACAGCTGTTGCAGCTAGAGGCTTAGATATACCTCATGTAACACATgtgattaattatgatttaccaTCAGATGTCGAGGAGTATGTGCATCGCATTGGACGTACTGGCCGTATGGGAAACTTAGGTGAGTTCTAAATACTTCTTGTATTTTATccaagaattaaataatttaacttagtatattatcaattggttatcatttttataaggtTTGGCCACTTCTTTTTTCAATGACAAAAATCGCAATTTAACAAGAGACCTAATGGAATTGATAACTGAATCAAAACAGGAATTACCTGGATGGTTGGAAAGTATGGCTGTAGACTTCAGAATGAGCAGTGGAAGAAGAAGTAATGGAGCAAAAGGAGGGTATGTTtacaaattcatacaatttatattatttaaaactaaatactatttcaaagttatttaatttatatcttaaaaattgcAGAAGTCGTTTTGGAGGTGCTGGTTTTGGTTCTCGAGATTATCGTACTACGAGCAGCATGCCACCAAGGGGTGGTAGTTCTGGTCCACCTCGTAGGGACTATGGAGGTGGCAGTAATAATGGTAATTGagttaatttatactatagtaCTTACCTAGTACTTACCACAATTGGATTTTTCATACGATTCgtaatattaaacactatctataattaattgttgttttacTCCATAGGAGGTGGATTTTATGGTGGTGGTAATTATGGAGGATCATACAATAGTGGCGGTGCAGCTTCCAATGGAAATTCTTCTACTCAAGATTGGTGGTCTCAGTCATAAATACGCggtaaataaagaataaatcaTAActgatacataaaaaatatatatattataaagtttagaaaaaaagtgaattaaagttttttatgaATTGATATGCCTCTTACATTTAGGTTGAATGTCATTACACTAtagtttaaattcattatttatgtaaaatgtattaatgaattttgatttcaaacaaagtatgttttaatttttttattttttattctaagctttgtttttttttttttagattataaatcATCTAATATTTATGTTGAGATATAGCTCTAAATCTTCATTTAAAATGAGTATTTAAAGGGAAAAAGAATATTAAGCATTGTATGTAATTTCTatttatagtgtaataatacaaatttgttacattcaataattatgacaaaattctgtacatttatattaatttatttatagctgATGAATTTGAGTAAgacaaataaaattcataatcacTTTTGTATTTCatcttagttttaaattattacctatcaaTTTAGTTACCTTTTGCTTATAGCCTAGcattataaatctaaataatcaaagagtattatttatttatttattcaatgggTCTTATGTAAGTAATATTTCTATACCAGGAATGACGTATTGACAATTGGGTGTTTGTTATTCAATTGCTTGTTGAGtacttaaaaatgatataatatctttgttgtttatttagctatgttgtattgttttataatgctGTTTTTCACACGTTTCGTTCAATGTACAGTAAAGTTGAGACCAGTGGAATTTGTCcttgttttttcattattcttgatgtcattaaacaaaattatttctatatgccaataattttaattaaaacctattattgtatttcatataaCATCTGGAcagattaatatttcaaaatacacaAGTTGTCTTCACACTtatgcttaaagtttaaaaaagtattgtCACATTCATATTTGTCAACCACCCATTTAATtagcttaatatatttatttttctggtatactgtaaaactatatttaaatatattagatatcaaatatgtatatttatttatacaataataggagcgaaaaaaaaacaatattttaaattcacccGATATATTGTTTAGAATAGTTCaatcattgattattatttaatagagtGTCAAATGTAACTAAACTGaagacacataatattttgtgtttatattatgtaaatcctTTTTGTGTAACCTATCagtatgtattttgtcaaataaaaactTGTTGATATTTCTTTGTATCACAtggaattttctaatttttaaattaatgttatttttgttttaacgttatataattattttcaattaattttaattgtgattaattaaaaatgtattccctTTATTGGTTTagactaaaatatttacatgaaaacattatcaaataattacattataaggTTGTAGATATTTCAGATATTGTCATTAATATCAGTTTTCACTCAAGTATCTATTTAATATGTTgtactttgaaatttaaatctaatCACCTAACAAAACTATAGGACTTTGGTTGgatagattttaataaaaccaatgttatctaaattttatatttcaagcaatatttattattccgaacgattaaattataattaaaaaaaaaaaaattgttatgttcaATGAATCTTTTTGAAGGAAAAATGAATCGGTTTTTTTAACTTTGGTTctaacaatttaacatttactAGTTAATGAAACAAaatctgtttaaaaaattaaaatccttaatttttatataattttgagtggcttgaaattggtaaaattattttacatgtgTACAGATTGaaaataaaccatttatttGAACTGGCGAATATAAGatatccaataaataaataaagaaagttTTATCTAACTAAACTCTAatcataactaaataattatttaacagtttaaaatttttaacaatgaagtcaattatacattataaatttatcagtATGACAATTGGgaaataaaatgtcatattaataataattttaatatacctaattgcatactgaagtataatataaaaattggtttatctatttaatataataaaatgtacaaggAAGATAATTCgacaaaaaacattatttaatacaaaattctacaagatatataattaattgataattttaaatttgacaagCATTACTAAACTTAAATGTTTAGATTGACCAGTTATATCTGAAACTAAGTTTGACAAATTTGGATACTCTTAGTGCCTGAATTATTCAATACTTACTTGGCTCTGAAACAATTAACAAGcatataaaaagttattttaaatactttcttatACTATTTACCCTGATTGAATTGAAACATtttcacaactttttttttttttctaagattaTCTAAAAGTTTTCCAGCATGATTtcttacattttgattttcttcTAAAACTACaagaataattgaaaaaaacaaacaatactgGATCGTAGAAAATCCAagtataactaatttttaataactgtttaataactttttaataacttCCTGtaagtatagaaattatatatacttggcatcagaaaatattttacagtaggtGATATTGGAACATACATCAATTTTATTCTTGTTGACAAAATTGAAAAGAACATCATGACTCCATCataaatcatcatcatcataaatCCATTTTGCCATTatcatatttgattttaatctaTACACACTTCATATGTGTTGGTTAATCAGAAAATGCTGTATAATTGTTTCTTTTAAACTTGGCGGGCtctgtaaatacaataaaaaaattagtgttGAGTGTTTTTGTCATGCTTTTTttgcttatttaatatttaagtgcaTTTTTGATGATTGTAGGTGCTATAAATCCTGAACCCtggttatgacttataagtgtataaaatgttataattcaataatgcaCATATCCGGCATGTTCTTAtctttgttttataataggtcaattcacccTAAAACTAAAGATAACAACACAAGATCGGTTCTGTTAAACTCACATTTTTTATACTGCGGGTgttagagagaaaaaaaatagttttctaatCATTCTCTTAATCTGgacaaattacataaaataataaataataatataatattattttatacaatttgttttagcAACAAATCTATCATAtgactaatagaaaaataaattgctaataacaatataaatatattaaaatatccataccaaatacaaaaaaaaaaacatgtccatctcgtataaaaattgttttttgtatgcaataatttatcatataattttattataatacattaaaaaaaaatgctaacatatacattacagtgactcaatGATGAGGTACACTCAACATTTATACAGCAgtaggttttttaaattattttaaaacttaaaacaattacCCTCATTCTTCCAACCCTTGGAATCCATTCTTTTTACTtgatgtattaaatgttttagtgTCGATTAGTGATGGGCATAATCGAGTGAAAATAATCAAGTTACTtgattgttgataataataatcgattataTAACCGAGTGATTTTTCACTCAAACTATAGTAACTCGAGTACTCTTCACTCGACTACCGAGGAACCttatttgaaactttatttTTCGACACCGTCGATGACATGCCATGGTTATTTATAGAGGATACACGCTTATTAACTAGTTTGTTCAA
This portion of the Acyrthosiphon pisum isolate AL4f chromosome A1, pea_aphid_22Mar2018_4r6ur, whole genome shotgun sequence genome encodes:
- the LOC100165411 gene encoding putative ATP-dependent RNA helicase Pl10; amino-acid sequence: MSNVPNQNGSGLEQQFAGLDLQGNSQPSSAPSKYVPPHLRNRPDNSEAVEPESVDTDRDFNAPRQPSGNDRRGGRRDDYEDRSYNGSSSSGYGGVRGGGGYRGNYRNDRDGGDWSRFNQGGSRWQEGNGGRRSGENRRGRWDESSAPNQDWTKPLPPDERLEEELFGNNSTGINFKNYEDIPVEATGEDIPSHIDTFDDIKLTDIIRMNIALTRYDTPTPVQKYAIPIIVGRRDVMACAQTGSGKTAAFLVPILNQIYEKGPAAYNVGPKLQSRRKYPLGLILAPTRELATQIYDEAKKFAYRSRVRPCVVYGGSHVMDQIRDLEQGCHLLVATPGRLVDMLERGKIGLDFCRYLVLDEADRMLDMGFETQIRRIVEKDSMPPPGDRQTLMFSATFPKEIQMLARDFLDNYIFLAIGRVGSTSENITQKIVWVEDRNKRSYLLDLLNATPIRSKPAESLILVFVETKKGADSLEEFLYSNGYPVTSIHGDRTQREREDALKSFRSGNTPVLVATAVAARGLDIPHVTHVINYDLPSDVEEYVHRIGRTGRMGNLGLATSFFNDKNRNLTRDLMELITESKQELPGWLESMAVDFRMSSGRRSNGAKGGSRFGGAGFGSRDYRTTSSMPPRGGSSGPPRRDYGGGSNNGGGFYGGGNYGGSYNSGGAASNGNSSTQDWWSQS